One window of the Pseudofrankia sp. DC12 genome contains the following:
- a CDS encoding acyl-CoA dehydrogenase has product MSIGLTEEHSALAASVRGFVARHAPSTATRAELDQYAAGKPFPCWDGLVELGLTSLHLPEEFAGAGAGYVELAVALEETARGLVPGHLLPTVLTSALLARHGGDDLRKRHLPGLAAGTRGASALAATGLRATPARDGGYTVTGTSVPVLGAAGAELLLLGARLDGGELWFVTDPDAPGLRTEAATAVDLTRGVARIRLDGVRVDVEQAVALDTGSARTLAVVLFAAEAVGVARWLLTTGVEYVKVREQFGQVIGSFQAIKHRCARMLVRVETMSAAAWDAARAVEQGDEQLALAAAEAAILCLAGATELGLETVTLLGGIGYTWEHDTHLYWRRAMALESLAGPVSAFEHRLGELIGVPPREIAQQSDGSGLTRDFTLDLPDEDPAFRARIASVLSDVAELPAADRQRRLADEGLVLPHYPRPYGIAATPLEQLVIQQEYERTGVVQPRTVIGEWAMPTILAHGTEEQKATLVPATLRGEITWCQLFSEPGAGSDLAALSTRAEKAEGGWRLNGQKVWNSMADRADYGICLARTSPDVPKHRGISYFLVDMRTPGIEVRPLREANGNYLFNEVFFNDVLVPDDRIVGEPGKGWALARTTLGNERVAMGGLRELRMDLPALAASGELATEPGDVRRDIGAVYAQAFALSAMSLRSTLRTLSGLRPGAEASVAKVAASFLNTDVGTRVLRWFGPAAASADGPAAAAVHQYLSIPPHLIGGGTIEIQLNVISERVLGLPRG; this is encoded by the coding sequence ATGTCGATTGGCCTGACGGAGGAGCATTCCGCGCTCGCCGCCTCCGTGCGGGGTTTCGTCGCCCGCCATGCCCCGTCCACCGCGACCCGCGCCGAGCTCGATCAGTACGCGGCCGGCAAACCCTTTCCGTGCTGGGACGGGCTGGTGGAGCTGGGACTGACCTCGCTGCACCTGCCCGAGGAGTTCGCCGGGGCCGGCGCCGGCTACGTGGAGCTGGCGGTCGCGCTGGAGGAGACCGCCCGCGGCCTGGTGCCCGGGCACCTGCTCCCGACGGTGCTGACCAGCGCCCTGCTGGCCCGCCACGGCGGCGACGACCTGCGCAAGCGGCACCTGCCGGGACTCGCCGCCGGGACGCGCGGGGCCAGCGCCCTGGCCGCCACCGGGCTGCGCGCGACACCGGCCCGCGACGGCGGCTACACGGTGACCGGAACGAGCGTCCCGGTGCTCGGCGCGGCCGGCGCCGAGCTGCTCCTGCTCGGGGCCCGGCTCGACGGCGGCGAGCTGTGGTTCGTCACCGACCCGGACGCGCCCGGGCTGCGGACCGAGGCCGCCACCGCCGTCGACCTGACCCGCGGGGTCGCCCGGATCCGGCTCGACGGCGTCCGCGTGGACGTCGAACAGGCGGTCGCCCTCGACACCGGCTCCGCGCGCACGCTCGCGGTCGTCCTCTTCGCCGCCGAGGCCGTCGGCGTCGCCCGGTGGCTGCTCACCACCGGTGTGGAGTACGTCAAGGTCCGCGAGCAGTTCGGCCAGGTCATCGGCTCGTTCCAGGCCATCAAGCATCGGTGCGCGCGGATGCTGGTCCGGGTCGAGACGATGTCGGCCGCCGCCTGGGACGCGGCCCGGGCCGTCGAGCAGGGCGACGAGCAGCTCGCTCTCGCCGCCGCCGAGGCGGCCATTCTGTGCCTCGCGGGCGCCACCGAGCTGGGTCTGGAGACCGTCACCCTGCTGGGCGGCATTGGTTACACGTGGGAACACGACACCCACCTGTACTGGCGGCGAGCGATGGCGCTCGAAAGCCTGGCCGGCCCCGTCTCGGCCTTCGAGCACCGGCTCGGCGAGCTGATCGGCGTGCCCCCGCGAGAAATCGCGCAGCAGTCCGACGGCTCCGGGCTGACCCGCGACTTCACTCTCGACCTGCCGGACGAGGACCCGGCGTTCCGGGCCCGGATCGCCTCCGTGCTCAGCGACGTGGCGGAACTTCCCGCGGCCGACCGACAGCGCCGGCTGGCCGACGAGGGGCTGGTTCTTCCGCACTATCCGCGCCCTTATGGCATCGCGGCCACGCCGCTGGAGCAGCTCGTCATCCAGCAGGAGTACGAGCGGACCGGCGTCGTCCAGCCGAGAACCGTCATCGGTGAATGGGCGATGCCGACGATCCTCGCGCACGGCACGGAGGAGCAGAAGGCGACGCTGGTGCCGGCGACGCTGCGCGGCGAGATCACCTGGTGTCAGCTGTTCAGCGAGCCGGGGGCCGGCTCCGACCTCGCGGCGCTGTCCACCAGGGCGGAGAAGGCCGAGGGCGGCTGGCGGCTGAACGGCCAGAAGGTCTGGAACTCGATGGCCGACCGGGCGGACTATGGCATCTGCCTGGCCAGGACCAGTCCGGACGTCCCCAAGCACCGCGGCATCTCGTATTTCCTGGTCGACATGAGAACGCCTGGCATCGAGGTTCGCCCGCTGCGCGAGGCAAACGGCAACTACCTGTTCAACGAGGTCTTCTTCAACGACGTCCTCGTGCCCGACGACCGGATCGTCGGTGAGCCGGGCAAGGGCTGGGCGCTGGCCCGCACGACCCTCGGCAACGAACGCGTAGCGATGGGCGGCCTGCGTGAGCTGCGGATGGACCTGCCCGCGCTCGCGGCCTCCGGTGAGCTGGCCACCGAGCCCGGCGACGTGCGGCGCGACATCGGCGCCGTGTACGCCCAGGCGTTCGCGCTGTCGGCGATGTCGTTGCGCTCGACGCTGCGCACCCTTTCCGGCCTGCGGCCGGGCGCCGAGGCCAGCGTCGCGAAGGTCGCGGCGAGTTTCCTGAACACCGACGTGGGGACGCGTGTCCTGCGCTGGTTCGGCCCGGCGGCCGCGAGTGCCGACGGGCCGGCGGCGGCCGCCGTCCACCAGTATCTGAGCATCCCGCCGCACCTCATCGGCGGCGGCACCATCGAAATCCAGCTCAACGTCATCTCCGAACGAGTTCTCGGCCTCCCGCGCGGCTGA
- a CDS encoding TetR family transcriptional regulator yields the protein MAKEETLPQPVSTMTAAQLARRRRLTDAVIEMIDQVPPDQLQMRDVAERSGVALGTAYRYFSSKDHLLAAAWADWHRRLTDRVRGEVSRDHSRSNSGPGTVPSAGACTRVVSFLHRELRAFQRHPNFARLVTHVEVASDPFASEELAGLADDNRTVMAALMNDVPPEVARPATIAINATLASGLVAWTAGRLTFPDLVRQLEDVTRLVLGGYDDITAG from the coding sequence GTGGCGAAAGAGGAGACGCTGCCGCAGCCAGTGAGCACGATGACGGCCGCGCAGCTCGCGCGGCGCCGGCGGCTGACCGACGCGGTGATCGAGATGATCGACCAGGTGCCGCCGGACCAGCTCCAGATGCGCGACGTCGCCGAGCGTTCAGGCGTCGCCCTCGGGACGGCCTACCGCTACTTCTCCTCGAAGGACCACCTGCTGGCCGCGGCCTGGGCCGACTGGCACCGCCGGCTCACCGACCGGGTACGCGGCGAGGTCTCCCGTGACCACAGCAGAAGCAACTCCGGCCCCGGCACGGTGCCGTCCGCCGGGGCCTGTACCCGCGTCGTCAGCTTTCTGCACCGGGAGCTCCGGGCCTTTCAGCGCCACCCGAACTTCGCCCGGCTCGTCACCCACGTCGAGGTGGCGAGCGACCCGTTCGCGAGCGAGGAGCTCGCCGGTCTCGCCGACGACAACCGGACCGTGATGGCGGCCCTGATGAACGACGTGCCGCCGGAGGTGGCCCGCCCCGCGACGATCGCGATCAATGCGACGCTCGCGTCCGGGCTGGTCGCCTGGACGGCCGGCCGCCTCACCTTTCCCGATCTCGTCCGCCAGTTGGAGGACGTCACCCGCCTCGTTCTCGGCGGATACGACGACATTACGGCCGGCTAG
- a CDS encoding ABC transporter substrate-binding protein codes for MRAHRSRPLTGLGAASALMAGVVVLTACGGGAKSSDAAASAQTRKTTVLLDWDPNPDHVALYSARAAGYFKDAGLDVTLQSPSDPSDPTKLVSTGKIDLGISYEPETIIAGSQGLDVVSVGALVPTALTSVIATDKSRVHSIPDLAGARVATAGLATQDAFLKTILAQNHVDEGSVKKVDVGQDLIAAMVTGNVDATLGGFRNVEAVQLAAQGLKPTVIPVTAAGVPNYDELVVIAKASRLKSDPAYQKLVRDFLAALAKGNANVLADPASATATIAKVAEGYDPAVLPKMVDATVPLLRNPAGFGQEDPVAWQSFADWMSAQGLIDKPVKAADVVTNSYLPAA; via the coding sequence ATGAGAGCTCACCGATCTCGCCCGCTGACCGGCTTGGGTGCCGCTTCGGCGCTGATGGCGGGCGTAGTCGTCCTGACGGCCTGCGGCGGTGGCGCCAAGTCGTCCGACGCGGCTGCCAGCGCCCAGACCCGTAAGACGACCGTGCTGCTGGACTGGGACCCCAACCCGGACCATGTCGCCCTCTATTCGGCCCGCGCGGCCGGCTACTTCAAGGACGCTGGCCTCGACGTCACGCTCCAGTCGCCGTCCGACCCGTCCGACCCCACCAAGCTCGTCAGCACCGGAAAAATTGACCTCGGTATCTCCTACGAGCCGGAGACCATCATCGCCGGTTCACAAGGCCTCGACGTCGTCTCCGTGGGGGCGCTGGTCCCCACCGCGCTGACCTCGGTCATCGCGACGGACAAGTCGCGCGTGCACTCCATCCCGGACCTGGCCGGCGCCCGCGTCGCGACGGCGGGCCTCGCCACTCAGGACGCGTTCCTCAAGACGATCCTCGCCCAGAACCACGTCGATGAAGGGTCGGTGAAGAAGGTCGACGTCGGCCAGGACCTGATCGCCGCGATGGTGACCGGCAACGTCGACGCGACCCTGGGCGGCTTCCGGAACGTCGAAGCGGTCCAACTCGCCGCCCAAGGGCTGAAGCCGACGGTCATCCCCGTCACCGCCGCGGGAGTCCCGAACTATGACGAACTCGTCGTCATCGCCAAGGCGAGCCGGCTGAAGTCGGACCCCGCCTACCAGAAGCTGGTGCGCGACTTCCTGGCCGCTCTGGCCAAGGGCAACGCGAACGTTCTGGCCGACCCCGCGAGCGCCACCGCGACGATCGCCAAGGTCGCCGAGGGCTACGACCCGGCGGTCCTGCCCAAGATGGTCGACGCGACCGTTCCCCTGCTGCGCAACCCCGCCGGCTTCGGCCAGGAGGATCCGGTCGCCTGGCAGTCCTTCGCGGACTGGATGTCCGCCCAGGGCCTCATCGACAAGCCGGTGAAGGCCGCCGACGTCGTCACCAACAGCTATCTGCCGGCTGCCTGA
- a CDS encoding ABC transporter permease, which yields MASKAATAVQSGKPTAGRAGRLVRRYGPAAVVLMAILAAWELATAVFGVEDYILPAPSAVIRALVNRWSGTLASATWVTLTEVLTGFAIAVATGLVVASGLHFSRIARAALYPWLIGSQTVPVVVIAPVLAIIFGYTLTPKLILVALLCFFPIVVATLDGLAAVDPDLTRLMRTLYGTRWTIFRRVELPAALPSMFTGLRLSAAYAATAAVFGEYSGSSDGLGHVMRQAVPQLQSALVFAAIGLLSAMSVALFVLVTVLERLLVGWAHQRKKVR from the coding sequence ATGGCATCGAAGGCAGCAACGGCGGTCCAGAGCGGGAAACCGACGGCTGGGCGCGCGGGAAGGCTCGTCCGGCGGTACGGCCCGGCCGCGGTCGTCCTGATGGCGATCCTGGCTGCCTGGGAGCTGGCCACCGCCGTGTTCGGCGTCGAGGACTACATCCTGCCGGCGCCGAGCGCAGTCATCCGAGCGCTGGTCAACCGCTGGAGCGGCACGTTGGCGAGCGCCACGTGGGTGACCCTGACCGAGGTGCTAACCGGGTTCGCGATCGCGGTGGCCACCGGGCTGGTCGTCGCGTCCGGTCTGCATTTCTCGCGGATCGCCCGGGCGGCGCTGTATCCCTGGCTGATCGGCTCGCAGACCGTGCCCGTTGTCGTGATCGCCCCGGTTCTCGCGATCATCTTCGGCTACACCCTGACGCCGAAGCTGATCCTGGTGGCGCTGCTCTGCTTCTTTCCCATCGTGGTCGCGACATTGGACGGGTTGGCGGCCGTGGACCCGGACCTGACCAGGCTGATGCGCACCCTCTATGGCACCCGTTGGACGATCTTCCGGCGGGTGGAGCTGCCGGCCGCGCTTCCGTCCATGTTCACCGGGCTGCGGCTGTCGGCGGCGTATGCGGCGACCGCCGCCGTCTTCGGCGAGTACTCCGGTTCCTCCGACGGCCTTGGCCATGTGATGCGCCAGGCCGTTCCGCAGTTGCAGAGCGCGCTGGTCTTCGCCGCGATCGGCCTGCTCTCCGCGATGTCTGTCGCCTTGTTCGTGCTGGTCACCGTCCTGGAGCGGTTGCTGGTCGGCTGGGCTCACCAAAGGAAGAAGGTCCGATGA
- a CDS encoding ABC transporter ATP-binding protein translates to MSRDEIRLTGVTRSFGDVVAVGRVDLAVPRGRRVAVVGPSGCGKSTILGLISGLDEPDQGLVDVLGATDPMGRLARCAWMPQQDLLLPWRSALANAAVSLENRGISRREARAAVRPLFARFGLAGFEDRRPPELSGGMRQRVAFLRTFVAGKEVLLLDEPFGALDAITRAEAQDWLRATLEAEPRTVVLVTHDVEEALLLGHEVVVLTGGPGRVAARYAVDLPTAATRRELLATPEFVLLRDQVLVALEHRPSASETPREAGADASPGSVRRAKG, encoded by the coding sequence GTGTCCCGGGACGAGATCCGGCTGACCGGGGTTACCCGGAGCTTCGGCGACGTCGTCGCGGTCGGGCGGGTCGATCTCGCCGTGCCACGCGGACGCCGGGTCGCGGTCGTGGGGCCCAGTGGCTGCGGGAAGTCGACGATTCTCGGCCTGATCAGTGGTCTTGACGAGCCGGACCAAGGTCTCGTCGACGTTCTCGGAGCGACGGACCCGATGGGCCGGCTGGCCCGGTGCGCCTGGATGCCGCAGCAGGACCTGCTGCTGCCGTGGCGGTCGGCGCTGGCGAACGCCGCGGTCTCGCTGGAGAACCGGGGGATCTCGCGGCGCGAGGCCCGAGCAGCCGTCCGGCCGCTGTTCGCCCGGTTCGGGCTCGCCGGGTTCGAGGACCGTCGGCCACCAGAGCTTTCCGGTGGCATGCGGCAGCGGGTCGCCTTCCTGCGGACGTTCGTCGCCGGAAAGGAGGTCCTGCTGCTGGACGAGCCGTTCGGCGCGCTCGACGCGATCACCCGGGCAGAGGCGCAGGACTGGCTGCGGGCCACCCTCGAGGCCGAGCCGCGCACCGTCGTGCTCGTCACCCATGACGTCGAGGAAGCACTCCTGCTCGGCCACGAGGTCGTCGTCCTGACCGGCGGGCCAGGCCGGGTAGCGGCCAGGTACGCCGTCGACCTGCCCACCGCCGCCACCCGCCGCGAACTGCTCGCCACCCCCGAGTTCGTGCTGTTGCGCGACCAGGTGCTCGTGGCTCTCGAACATCGGCCTTCGGCGTCGGAGACGCCCCGGGAAGCGGGCGCCGATGCCAGCCCCGGCTCGGTGCGACGGGCGAAGGGCTGA
- a CDS encoding putative protein N(5)-glutamine methyltransferase — protein MSLSPASPFSSAPHSLSVPAQRSREILVARLRAAGCVFAEDEAALLLAAADEPAELERLASRRVAGIPLEHVLGWAEFHGQRILVEDGVFVPRRRTEFLVDLAAGRWLTDRAADVAPRAAVVVDLCCGSGALGVVVAGLLRSTGVELHAADIDPAAVRCARRNVAPFGGHGYEGDLYAALPVSLRGRVDLLLVNAPYVPTAAIGLLPPEAREHEALVALDGGCDGLAVLRRVIGGAIDWLALSGRLLVESSEAQASELAATVAGAGLAYEAVHSEEHDVTVVIATRPAHPHDAERAPGT, from the coding sequence ATGTCGCTTTCCCCCGCGTCTCCCTTTTCTTCGGCACCGCATTCCCTGTCAGTTCCGGCCCAGCGTTCGCGGGAAATCCTGGTCGCCAGACTGCGGGCGGCGGGCTGCGTCTTCGCTGAGGATGAGGCCGCGCTCCTGCTCGCCGCGGCCGACGAACCGGCCGAACTGGAACGGCTGGCCAGCCGGCGGGTGGCCGGCATTCCGCTGGAGCACGTCCTCGGCTGGGCCGAGTTCCACGGGCAGCGGATCCTCGTCGAGGACGGCGTCTTCGTGCCGCGGCGCCGCACCGAGTTCCTCGTCGACCTCGCGGCCGGGCGCTGGCTCACCGACCGGGCCGCGGATGTGGCGCCGCGGGCGGCCGTCGTGGTCGATCTGTGCTGCGGCTCCGGGGCCCTTGGCGTGGTCGTCGCGGGCCTGCTGCGTTCGACCGGCGTGGAACTGCACGCGGCCGACATCGATCCCGCCGCGGTGCGCTGTGCCCGGCGAAACGTCGCCCCCTTCGGCGGGCACGGCTATGAGGGCGATCTTTACGCGGCCTTGCCGGTGAGCCTCCGGGGCCGTGTCGATCTCCTCCTCGTGAACGCCCCGTATGTGCCCACCGCGGCGATCGGCCTGCTTCCGCCGGAGGCCCGGGAGCATGAGGCACTGGTAGCGCTCGACGGGGGTTGCGACGGGCTGGCCGTGCTCCGCCGCGTCATTGGCGGTGCGATCGACTGGCTGGCTTTAAGCGGACGCCTGCTGGTCGAGTCCAGCGAAGCGCAGGCGTCGGAGCTGGCCGCGACCGTTGCCGGCGCCGGTTTGGCCTACGAGGCGGTTCATTCCGAGGAGCACGACGTCACCGTCGTCATCGCGACGAGGCCGGCTCATCCCCACGACGCCGAGCGGGCGCCTGGAACGTGA
- a CDS encoding ATP-binding cassette domain-containing protein, whose protein sequence is MIEVQGLAKRYGRKVAVDDLSFTVRPGVVTGFLGPNGAGKSTTMRMILGLDRPTTGIALVDGRPYRELRAPARHVGALLEARSIHSGRNARNHLLALAHTHGVSARRVDEVIDLVGLREVARKRAGGFSLGMGQRLGIASALLADPSTLVLDEPVNGLDPEGIRWIRDLLRGLATEGRAILISSHLMSEMALTATHLVVIGRGRLIQETTIEQFVRAASSSRVHVRSPQAAEFAELLAQAGATVTFSPSTAGDPAVVGFGGVQARPTISDSIEVAGLPVERIGHLARAHGITLYELSPRLASLEDAFMDITRDSVEFATAAPAAPGGNR, encoded by the coding sequence ATGATCGAGGTGCAGGGGCTCGCCAAACGCTATGGCCGCAAGGTCGCCGTCGACGATCTTTCTTTCACGGTCCGGCCTGGCGTCGTCACCGGTTTCCTGGGCCCGAACGGCGCGGGCAAGTCGACGACGATGCGCATGATTCTCGGTCTGGATCGGCCGACCACCGGCATCGCGCTCGTTGACGGACGGCCGTACCGCGAGCTGCGGGCACCGGCGCGGCACGTCGGCGCATTGCTGGAGGCGCGGTCCATCCACTCCGGTCGCAACGCGCGCAACCACCTCCTGGCGCTCGCCCATACCCACGGCGTCTCCGCCCGCCGGGTCGACGAGGTCATCGATCTGGTCGGCCTGCGCGAGGTGGCCCGCAAGCGGGCCGGCGGCTTCTCGCTCGGCATGGGCCAGCGGCTCGGGATCGCCTCCGCGCTGCTTGCGGACCCGTCGACGCTGGTCCTCGACGAACCGGTCAACGGGCTCGACCCCGAGGGAATTCGCTGGATTCGGGACCTGCTCCGCGGACTGGCCACCGAGGGACGGGCCATCCTGATCTCGTCGCACCTGATGAGCGAGATGGCCCTGACCGCGACTCATCTGGTCGTGATCGGCCGAGGCCGGCTGATCCAGGAGACGACGATCGAGCAGTTCGTCCGCGCCGCTTCCAGCAGCCGAGTCCACGTCCGCTCCCCACAGGCGGCGGAATTTGCCGAGCTTCTGGCCCAGGCGGGCGCAACCGTCACTTTCTCGCCTTCCACCGCCGGAGACCCGGCAGTCGTCGGGTTCGGGGGCGTCCAGGCACGCCCGACGATTTCCGACTCGATCGAGGTCGCGGGCCTACCGGTGGAACGCATTGGCCACCTGGCCCGCGCACACGGAATCACGCTCTACGAGCTAAGCCCGCGCCTCGCCTCGTTGGAGGACGCGTTCATGGACATCACGCGCGACTCGGTCGAGTTCGCTACCGCAGCGCCGGCGGCCCCTGGAGGGAACCGATGA
- a CDS encoding ABC transporter permease has translation MNTTTIADARLGVGTGDVTQLRVVRSEWVKLQSLRSTGWTLGSAALLLIGLGIPLCLHASHHWTPAEVQSRTQDPVFQSLGGLLLAQIPIGVLGVLTMSGEYATGMIRATLGLVPKRLPVLWAKVAVFGVTSFVLMLVAALVTFLIGQIPLSQHGVGATLGSPGAARAVLGATGYLALVGLLGLALGALLRHTAGAVSALLGVLLGLPILFGLLPESWQSAARFLPTLLGEGMASTSPPSVTHQLSPGLCAIVMCLYTVVGLAAAAVVLARRDV, from the coding sequence ATGAACACCACAACGATCGCGGACGCCCGCCTCGGCGTGGGAACGGGAGACGTCACGCAACTGCGCGTCGTGCGCTCGGAATGGGTCAAGCTGCAGTCCCTGCGTTCGACCGGCTGGACCCTGGGCTCCGCTGCCCTGCTGCTCATCGGCCTCGGCATACCCCTCTGCCTGCATGCCTCGCACCACTGGACTCCGGCCGAGGTCCAGTCCAGAACCCAGGACCCGGTGTTCCAGTCGTTGGGCGGTCTGTTGCTCGCGCAGATCCCCATCGGCGTGCTTGGGGTGCTGACGATGAGCGGCGAATACGCCACCGGGATGATCCGGGCCACGCTTGGCCTGGTTCCGAAGCGGCTACCGGTGCTGTGGGCCAAGGTGGCCGTGTTCGGCGTGACGTCCTTCGTGCTCATGCTGGTGGCCGCGCTGGTCACGTTCCTCATCGGTCAGATTCCGCTGTCCCAACACGGTGTCGGAGCCACGCTCGGCAGCCCCGGAGCGGCCCGCGCGGTGCTCGGCGCCACCGGATACCTGGCCCTCGTCGGCCTGCTGGGACTGGCCCTGGGCGCGCTGCTGCGGCACACGGCCGGCGCGGTTTCGGCACTGCTCGGCGTCCTGCTGGGGCTGCCGATCCTGTTCGGGCTACTACCGGAGAGCTGGCAGTCAGCGGCGCGCTTCCTGCCGACCCTTCTCGGCGAGGGCATGGCGTCGACCAGTCCGCCCAGCGTCACCCATCAGCTCTCCCCGGGGCTCTGCGCCATCGTGATGTGCCTTTACACGGTCGTCGGACTGGCTGCCGCCGCCGTCGTCCTCGCCCGGCGCGACGTCTGA
- a CDS encoding histidine kinase, with the protein MESFGHWRRGRAGLTALVVRQEPPDVPGVVFGRMRHSRTGTVLRTHPVLVDSGLALTVCVLALVPLAHPPRGMAAAILLLTVAATAPLCLRRSYPLGTFVVCALVSLTQILLWVPSFGTFTSLLIEFYTVAKWCSRRVTTAAAASVTAWILWFCVRLPHVREVDRVAVALVFLPAAVAAGVLGVNANTRRAYVASITDRANRAERERDQQARLAAAGERSRIAREMHDIVAHNLSVMIALADGAGYTLRDLLAGAGATAAPPVEGSEVTTAVVAAPGPDDERVRRAAKAVESVSATGREALAQMRSLLGVLREDTGLRDDNSLAQPTPDDAGRGIAGVPGGNEVVGWPTGEMAVADWHDSAVPGLDGGTAPDEPAMAPQPRIADLNRLIEQVRHAGPTVGFLVIGQRRELPAAAELTVFRIVQESLTNILKHAGPRANAVVRLSFTPAGVDIEITNTGPTPDAASDQSGTHGQAPRSPGRGIAGMRERASLHGGSLVAGPGAGGWRVAARVLAPAGSPSAATAGATDRASGVPPARAVVTTPPRTPASRPPEGAPRP; encoded by the coding sequence ATGGAATCGTTCGGCCACTGGCGCCGCGGCCGGGCCGGGCTGACCGCGCTGGTGGTGCGGCAGGAACCCCCGGACGTTCCCGGTGTGGTCTTCGGCCGGATGCGGCACAGCAGGACCGGGACAGTGCTGCGCACCCACCCCGTGCTCGTCGACTCGGGCCTGGCACTCACGGTCTGCGTCCTGGCGCTGGTGCCGTTGGCCCACCCGCCGCGAGGGATGGCCGCCGCGATCCTGCTGCTCACCGTCGCGGCCACGGCTCCCCTGTGCCTGCGACGCAGCTACCCGCTCGGGACCTTCGTCGTCTGCGCCCTCGTATCGCTGACGCAGATCCTGCTCTGGGTGCCGTCATTCGGCACGTTCACCTCGCTGCTCATCGAGTTCTACACGGTCGCGAAATGGTGTTCGCGGCGGGTCACCACAGCCGCAGCCGCGTCCGTCACCGCCTGGATCCTCTGGTTCTGCGTCAGGTTGCCTCATGTCCGTGAGGTCGACCGGGTCGCGGTGGCACTCGTCTTCCTGCCGGCCGCGGTCGCGGCGGGCGTGCTCGGCGTGAACGCGAACACCCGGCGGGCCTACGTCGCCTCGATCACCGACCGCGCCAACCGGGCCGAGCGCGAACGCGACCAGCAGGCGCGGCTGGCAGCGGCTGGGGAACGGTCCAGGATCGCGCGCGAGATGCACGACATCGTGGCGCATAACCTTTCCGTCATGATCGCGCTAGCTGACGGCGCCGGCTACACACTGCGTGACCTGCTCGCCGGCGCGGGTGCCACGGCTGCGCCCCCCGTCGAGGGGTCAGAGGTCACGACGGCGGTCGTGGCGGCGCCGGGCCCGGATGACGAGCGGGTGCGGCGCGCGGCCAAGGCGGTCGAGTCCGTGTCGGCCACCGGCCGGGAGGCGCTCGCGCAGATGCGCAGCCTGCTGGGTGTTCTGCGGGAGGACACCGGCCTTCGCGACGACAACAGCCTTGCCCAGCCCACGCCAGATGACGCTGGTCGGGGCATCGCGGGCGTGCCCGGCGGCAACGAGGTCGTCGGCTGGCCAACTGGCGAGATGGCCGTCGCCGATTGGCACGATTCCGCCGTACCAGGCCTGGACGGCGGGACGGCTCCGGATGAGCCGGCCATGGCCCCCCAGCCACGGATCGCCGACCTCAACCGGCTGATCGAGCAGGTCCGCCACGCGGGGCCGACAGTCGGGTTCCTCGTCATCGGCCAGCGCCGTGAACTGCCCGCCGCCGCCGAGCTGACGGTCTTCCGGATCGTTCAGGAGTCTCTGACCAACATCCTCAAGCACGCCGGGCCACGGGCGAACGCAGTGGTTCGGCTGAGTTTCACGCCCGCCGGTGTCGACATCGAGATCACCAACACCGGGCCGACTCCCGACGCCGCCTCGGACCAATCCGGGACCCACGGCCAGGCGCCGAGGTCGCCCGGCCGGGGGATCGCGGGAATGCGGGAACGCGCCAGCCTGCACGGTGGCTCCCTGGTCGCCGGCCCCGGCGCTGGCGGGTGGCGGGTGGCCGCGCGCGTCCTCGCGCCGGCGGGATCACCATCGGCCGCGACCGCCGGGGCCACCGACCGCGCGTCTGGAGTGCCTCCGGCGCGGGCGGTCGTCACCACACCGCCGAGGACCCCGGCGAGCCGACCTCCTGAGGGAGCCCCCCGCCCATGA
- a CDS encoding response regulator transcription factor — MTISVLLVDDQPLLRMGFRMVIESQPDLKVVGEAGDGAAAALLASELAPDVVVMDVRMPGVDGIEATRRIAAAGGSSRVLILTTFDLDQYVLAGLRAGASGFLLKDVPPADLLAAIRTIAAGDAVVAPNVTRRLLDAFAHHLPDPDASSNSGPGTGPSGAAGRGGARATAGADRLDRLTDRERDVLGELAAGLSNAEIAARLVLSEATVKTHVGRILAKLELRDRVQAVVFAYETGLIRPSANPPRHDG; from the coding sequence ATGACGATCAGTGTGCTGCTCGTGGACGACCAGCCGCTGCTGCGGATGGGATTCCGTATGGTGATCGAGTCACAGCCCGATCTGAAGGTCGTCGGCGAGGCCGGCGACGGCGCCGCCGCCGCGCTGCTCGCCAGCGAGCTTGCTCCCGACGTCGTGGTGATGGACGTTCGGATGCCCGGTGTCGACGGAATCGAGGCGACGAGGCGGATCGCCGCCGCCGGCGGGTCATCCCGGGTGCTGATCCTGACGACGTTCGACCTCGACCAGTACGTGCTGGCCGGCCTGCGCGCCGGGGCAAGCGGCTTCCTGCTCAAGGATGTGCCCCCGGCCGACCTGCTCGCCGCGATCCGCACGATCGCCGCAGGCGACGCCGTCGTCGCTCCCAACGTCACCCGGCGCCTTCTCGACGCCTTCGCGCATCATCTGCCAGACCCGGACGCCTCGTCGAACAGCGGTCCCGGCACTGGGCCCAGTGGCGCCGCGGGCCGCGGCGGCGCCCGCGCGACCGCCGGAGCCGACCGGCTGGACCGGCTCACCGACCGGGAGCGCGACGTGCTCGGAGAGCTCGCCGCCGGGCTGTCGAACGCCGAGATCGCGGCCCGGCTGGTCCTCTCCGAGGCGACCGTCAAGACGCACGTCGGCCGGATCCTCGCCAAGCTGGAACTGCGAGACCGCGTTCAGGCGGTCGTCTTCGCCTACGAGACCGGCCTCATCCGCCCCTCCGCCAACCCGCCCCGCCACGACGGCTGA